A genomic window from Algoriphagus sp. Y33 includes:
- a CDS encoding DUF2911 domain-containing protein yields the protein MNNNKIILAAFALILFFSVSTSSFAQLQAPAPSPSASVSQNVGFTKISIEYSSPAVKGRKVFGDLEKYGVTWRAGANNPTSIEFSTGVSIAGKNIGAGKYSLFITPQESGDWTIHLNGKGNAIYAYMKDGKVDEEALGKDDAVAIKVTPISAPETFERLAYFISAEDNKVASVTFMWADVMLSFEVDTQVAQKLEQFQGLF from the coding sequence ATGAACAACAATAAAATCATTTTGGCGGCTTTTGCCCTGATTCTCTTTTTCTCAGTTTCCACATCCTCTTTTGCGCAGCTACAGGCTCCGGCACCAAGCCCATCTGCTTCTGTTTCCCAAAATGTGGGCTTTACCAAAATCAGCATTGAATATTCTTCTCCGGCAGTAAAAGGAAGAAAAGTATTTGGTGATTTGGAAAAATACGGGGTAACCTGGAGAGCAGGTGCTAATAATCCAACGAGCATTGAGTTTAGTACAGGAGTGAGTATTGCCGGCAAAAACATAGGAGCAGGCAAATATTCTCTTTTCATCACTCCACAAGAATCGGGAGACTGGACCATACACCTGAATGGGAAAGGAAACGCAATTTATGCTTACATGAAAGACGGGAAAGTGGATGAAGAAGCATTGGGGAAGGACGATGCCGTAGCAATCAAAGTAACTCCAATTTCAGCTCCTGAGACATTTGAAAGGCTTGCATATTTCATTTCTGCAGAAGACAACAAAGTAGCTTCGGTTACTTTCATGTGGGCTGATGTAATGCTATCTTTTGAGGTAGACACCCAAGTGGCTCAGAAACTAGAGCAATTCCAAGGATTAT
- a CDS encoding geranylgeranyl reductase family protein encodes MSHYDVAIIGSGPSGAMAAYHLAKKGISTVIIEKESLPRYKTCGGGLVYRGRRKLPFDISSVVEREFNQIKLYFEGENTVLTTERDVPVISMVMRDKFDSFLITKANELGVDIRQGHKLTDITFDDIPTLHTNQGDIRAKLIIAADGALSPTAKLAGWKETRKLIPALEYEVEVTPEDFERLSKEVRFDMDSVPHGYAWSFPKENHLSLGIASTRRKRIDLKVYYKKYLEKLGIKEIVSEKAHGFQIPISPRTDGFYRKNVFLIGDAAGFADPVTAEGISNALWSGELVAEAIFESGLNPEKAGGIYRQKLEKELLPEINTSQTAAKWFYNYRIIRNMLLRTYGDYAISFMTDLYLGNRSYPQNLMKTIRNKITEI; translated from the coding sequence ATGAGTCACTATGATGTAGCGATAATAGGCAGTGGCCCCTCAGGTGCTATGGCTGCATATCACCTGGCAAAAAAAGGGATATCCACGGTGATAATCGAAAAGGAATCCTTGCCCAGGTATAAAACTTGTGGAGGAGGGTTGGTTTACAGAGGAAGAAGGAAATTGCCCTTTGACATCTCTTCAGTTGTAGAACGGGAGTTTAATCAGATTAAACTATACTTCGAAGGAGAGAACACAGTGCTTACCACGGAACGTGATGTTCCCGTCATTAGCATGGTGATGCGTGATAAATTTGACAGTTTTCTTATCACAAAAGCCAATGAGCTTGGAGTAGACATAAGACAGGGGCATAAGCTAACGGACATTACTTTTGATGATATTCCCACACTTCATACTAATCAGGGTGATATTCGTGCAAAGCTGATCATTGCTGCGGATGGAGCTCTAAGCCCCACGGCGAAACTTGCAGGATGGAAAGAAACACGAAAGCTTATCCCTGCTTTGGAATATGAAGTAGAGGTGACCCCTGAGGATTTCGAGCGCTTATCCAAGGAAGTACGGTTTGACATGGATAGCGTCCCACATGGATATGCATGGAGTTTTCCCAAGGAAAACCACCTGTCGCTAGGTATAGCATCTACGAGAAGAAAGAGAATTGACCTCAAAGTGTATTACAAAAAATATTTGGAAAAACTGGGAATAAAAGAAATTGTAAGCGAAAAAGCCCACGGTTTCCAAATCCCGATATCTCCACGGACTGACGGTTTTTATAGAAAAAATGTTTTTCTTATTGGAGACGCAGCAGGATTTGCGGATCCGGTGACAGCAGAGGGGATTTCCAATGCCTTGTGGAGCGGAGAATTGGTAGCAGAGGCTATTTTCGAGTCAGGTTTGAATCCGGAAAAAGCAGGAGGTATTTACCGGCAAAAACTCGAAAAAGAATTGCTGCCCGAAATCAACACCTCCCAAACGGCAGCTAAATGGTTTTACAATTACCGCATTATCAGAAATATGTTGCTAAGAACGTATGGTGACTATGCCATATCATTTATGACAGATCTATATTTGGGAAACAGAAGCTACCCGCAGAATTTGATGAAAACAATCAGAAATAAAATAACTGAAATATAA
- a CDS encoding sugar phosphate isomerase/epimerase, translated as MKTLLKILLISLFVVSSLLKLQAQEVALQLYSLRNELKVAPVKSHELISEWGISALEGGGGYGMTDDEYVKLLADNNLRVIGVGADYNLLTKNLKPIVDQAKKFEAKYVTCYWIPHKDGPISMEEIKIATALFNAVGQELREEGIAFLYHPHGYEFTKDRKKFRFDYMLENAKNFGFNLDVFWVKMGGGDPLAIMKKHPGKFPILHLKDRRKGTPGSKDGHGDVETNVVLGTGDIDIAGIIKEAKKQGTEYLIIEDESSRSVTQVPLSAAFIKKELRK; from the coding sequence ATGAAAACACTTCTTAAAATACTCCTTATAAGCCTGTTTGTAGTATCATCACTTCTGAAACTTCAAGCCCAAGAGGTGGCATTACAGCTATATTCCCTTCGCAATGAATTGAAAGTAGCCCCAGTAAAGAGCCATGAGCTTATTTCAGAATGGGGAATATCAGCTTTGGAGGGCGGCGGAGGGTACGGCATGACCGACGATGAATACGTCAAGCTTCTTGCCGACAATAATCTACGTGTCATCGGCGTAGGTGCGGATTACAATCTACTCACCAAAAACCTAAAACCTATTGTTGACCAAGCCAAAAAATTTGAAGCAAAGTATGTCACCTGCTATTGGATACCGCATAAAGATGGTCCTATTTCCATGGAAGAGATCAAAATAGCAACTGCGCTCTTCAATGCTGTGGGTCAAGAACTCCGTGAAGAGGGTATCGCTTTTCTATATCACCCTCACGGCTATGAGTTTACCAAGGATCGTAAAAAATTCAGATTTGACTACATGCTTGAAAACGCCAAAAACTTTGGGTTCAATCTGGATGTTTTCTGGGTGAAAATGGGTGGCGGAGATCCTCTGGCTATTATGAAAAAACATCCCGGGAAATTCCCAATACTACATCTAAAAGATCGCCGCAAAGGAACTCCCGGATCCAAAGATGGTCATGGGGATGTAGAGACAAATGTAGTCTTGGGCACAGGAGACATTGATATTGCAGGAATTATTAAAGAAGCTAAAAAACAGGGAACTGAATACTTAATCATAGAAGATGAAAGCTCAAGATCGGTCACCCAGGTTCCCTTAAGTGCAGCATTTATCAAAAAGGAACTGCGAAAATGA
- a CDS encoding 6-bladed beta-propeller, translating into MKADRRKFIQNTALMGLAMSVSPSFSFAHTRDKVVGHGDFQYRIDSDWGLLDPDKIPVNNCHEMVMDRRGRMIMVTDEPKNNIIIYDQTGRFLNAWTLGMDRAHGLTLVDEGDAEYLWISDNAGRVVKTTLDGSIVAEIAAPVKEGVYTKQMSFVPTETAVAPNGDLYVADGYGSQFFLRYDKNGKFIQKFGGSGFGDGEFSTAHGITVDQRGGKAPTLLCTSRGHNSFKRFTMDGEYMETIFLPGAFVCRPVIHGENLYAGVCWSRLKYLEQTADSGFVTILDIDNKVVSNPGGTVPEYRNGQLQLMVQSEAIFKHCHDVCIDQDENIYVCQWNAGKTYPIKLVRV; encoded by the coding sequence ATGAAAGCAGATCGAAGAAAGTTTATCCAAAATACCGCTCTGATGGGGCTTGCTATGTCTGTTTCGCCTTCCTTTTCCTTTGCCCATACCCGTGATAAGGTAGTAGGTCATGGAGATTTTCAATACCGAATTGATAGTGATTGGGGGTTGCTGGATCCTGATAAAATACCGGTGAACAATTGTCACGAGATGGTTATGGATCGTAGGGGGAGAATGATTATGGTGACAGATGAACCCAAAAATAATATTATAATCTACGATCAGACCGGTAGGTTTCTTAATGCTTGGACACTGGGGATGGATCGAGCGCATGGGTTGACTCTGGTAGACGAGGGTGATGCGGAGTATCTTTGGATCTCGGACAATGCGGGTAGGGTGGTGAAAACCACATTAGATGGTTCGATCGTGGCAGAAATAGCAGCGCCTGTCAAGGAAGGAGTATATACCAAACAAATGTCTTTTGTCCCAACGGAAACTGCCGTAGCCCCAAATGGGGATCTGTATGTTGCGGATGGTTACGGTTCGCAGTTTTTTCTCCGCTACGATAAAAATGGGAAGTTTATCCAAAAGTTCGGTGGTAGTGGGTTTGGAGATGGAGAGTTCAGTACTGCGCATGGCATCACAGTAGATCAGCGTGGAGGAAAAGCCCCAACCTTACTTTGTACTTCCAGGGGGCATAATTCTTTCAAGCGATTTACCATGGATGGGGAGTATATGGAGACTATATTTCTTCCGGGAGCGTTTGTATGTAGGCCGGTAATTCATGGAGAAAATCTTTACGCAGGTGTGTGCTGGTCCAGACTAAAATATTTGGAGCAAACAGCTGATTCGGGATTTGTGACTATTTTGGATATAGACAATAAGGTGGTTTCCAACCCTGGAGGTACAGTGCCGGAATATAGAAATGGGCAACTTCAACTGATGGTGCAGTCAGAAGCAATTTTTAAGCATTGTCATGATGTGTGTATCGATCAGGATGAAAACATCTATGTATGTCAGTGGAATGCAGGAAAAACCTATCCTATTAAGCTGGTTAGGGTTTAG
- a CDS encoding sensor histidine kinase KdpD: MRLAKGLLISEENVTNLEYIQKKIAMMFALLAFILLLLLGLTDVLLGMSPVIVWVKVVISLPFLAAYFLVSKYGRPQLALNILLIFAHIVICFNFLYNDGNDGPTIYAFFLMVVVSSLLIRGWPKVMWFVGSLSMFFLLFFAELQGYLAIEHFYEGPQNQFIDHAVTILWISVFVFSVLHFFTKSYRNQTQLLNEIKLRQEQTLDEVKMLNDQKTRLIALLSHDLKTPIGMLNTTLGLVDKEVFEQGEIEQILRNLKGQSFHLNKVLNNTLSWVMTELEDKPVQLHQISLTELTEEMKEMMEVQAIEKKQTIEVLIEGEDRNISIEINEIRIILKNLLDNAIKFSALNSTIELSLKIEEDKLSWIVENQGAIISPLEQKNLFVFRARTSYGTKKEKGTGVGLPLCKRIADKINFDLNYSSSNGKNCFILTKNLG, translated from the coding sequence ATGCGGCTTGCGAAAGGTTTGTTGATTTCTGAGGAGAATGTCACCAATTTGGAATACATCCAAAAAAAAATAGCAATGATGTTTGCGCTTTTAGCATTCATATTGTTGCTACTGTTGGGGCTTACTGATGTGCTCCTTGGAATGTCGCCAGTGATTGTTTGGGTCAAAGTAGTTATTTCTTTACCTTTTTTGGCTGCATATTTTTTGGTTTCTAAATATGGCAGGCCCCAGCTTGCCTTAAATATTTTACTGATTTTCGCCCATATAGTAATCTGCTTTAATTTTCTCTACAATGACGGAAATGATGGACCTACTATCTATGCTTTTTTCTTGATGGTGGTAGTATCATCCCTCCTGATCAGGGGTTGGCCTAAAGTAATGTGGTTTGTCGGCTCTTTATCTATGTTTTTTCTCTTGTTCTTTGCTGAATTACAGGGATATTTAGCGATTGAACATTTTTATGAAGGTCCCCAGAATCAGTTTATTGATCATGCCGTCACTATACTTTGGATAAGTGTTTTTGTATTTTCGGTACTTCATTTTTTTACCAAAAGTTATCGAAACCAAACCCAACTGCTGAATGAGATTAAGCTGAGACAAGAGCAGACGCTTGATGAAGTAAAGATGTTGAACGATCAGAAAACAAGGCTAATAGCTTTGCTTTCCCATGACTTGAAAACTCCCATCGGTATGCTGAACACTACCTTGGGATTAGTTGATAAAGAAGTTTTTGAGCAAGGCGAAATAGAGCAAATTCTGAGAAATTTAAAGGGACAAAGTTTCCATCTGAACAAAGTACTTAACAATACGCTAAGTTGGGTAATGACCGAACTTGAGGACAAGCCTGTTCAGCTTCATCAGATCAGTTTGACTGAGCTTACAGAGGAAATGAAAGAGATGATGGAGGTACAGGCGATTGAAAAAAAACAGACGATTGAGGTTTTAATAGAGGGAGAGGATCGGAATATTTCTATTGAGATCAACGAGATTAGGATTATTCTGAAAAATCTGCTTGATAATGCGATCAAGTTTTCTGCCCTTAATTCCACCATTGAGCTAAGTCTCAAGATCGAAGAGGACAAATTGAGTTGGATAGTAGAAAATCAAGGTGCTATTATCTCTCCGCTAGAGCAGAAGAACTTGTTTGTCTTCCGGGCTAGGACTTCTTATGGCACAAAAAAGGAAAAGGGAACTGGCGTAGGTTTGCCGCTTTGTAAGAGGATCGCAGACAAAATAAACTTTGATCTAAACTATAGTAGCAGTAATGGAAAGAATTGTTTTATTCTGACCAAGAATTTGGGTTAA
- a CDS encoding LUD domain-containing protein, whose protein sequence is MKTSSKPSILAAIKELNMEEKPLPDIPDFDVSTDLVGTYTRSLNANKGIVVGKEEIEQMIAETAFTKIYSSAPEFGHFTNCPLPVHPADFSDLDLAIIEGQFASAENAAIWLDESNLDLRAIPFITAHLVIVIKQNNIVGNMHEAYQRIGSTNSGFGVFIAGPSKTADIEQSLVVGAHGAMSLRVVIL, encoded by the coding sequence ATGAAAACAAGTAGTAAACCATCCATATTAGCCGCTATCAAAGAATTAAACATGGAAGAAAAACCCCTTCCGGACATCCCTGATTTCGACGTTTCAACTGATCTTGTAGGCACTTACACCCGTTCTTTGAATGCCAACAAAGGAATTGTAGTGGGCAAGGAAGAAATTGAGCAGATGATCGCAGAAACGGCCTTCACAAAAATCTATAGCTCTGCTCCTGAATTCGGACATTTCACCAATTGCCCATTACCCGTGCATCCCGCTGATTTTTCAGATCTGGATCTGGCGATTATCGAAGGCCAATTTGCTTCGGCAGAGAATGCGGCTATTTGGCTGGACGAAAGCAATTTGGATCTGAGAGCAATTCCCTTTATCACAGCACATTTGGTGATCGTCATCAAGCAGAATAATATAGTGGGAAACATGCATGAAGCTTACCAACGCATAGGATCTACAAATTCCGGTTTCGGGGTATTTATCGCAGGCCCTTCCAAGACTGCAGACATTGAACAATCACTGGTAGTGGGTGCGCATGGAGCCATGAGCCTTAGGGTAGTTATTCTTTAA
- a CDS encoding lactate utilization protein B: MSHPENATVFLKDKARAKWHDDTLWIVRQKRDLTIHQIPEWEKLRELASQIKDHTLSKLDFYLEELEKNATANGIKVHWAEDAQEHNEIIGKILDEKKCKAIVKSKSILTEECNLNPYLEEKGIEVVDTDLGERIIQFLKQPPSHIVMPAIHLKKSDISEIFHEKLQTERGNVDPVYLTHAARMHLREKFLQAKVAITGVNFAVAETGEFVVCTNEGNADMGVHLADTHIACMGIEKLIPRRKDLGVFLRLLARSATGQSITNYNSHFRSPSPGKELHLILVNNGRTKQLAREKFRNSLKCIRCGACMNTCPIYRRSGGFSYGSTVPGPIGSILSPGIDLKKHSTLPFASTLCGSCSDVCPVKINIHEQLYEWRQEITKAQGLSLKGLSMKLANGIFKSPLAYRISGKMMRASLKTLPDSVIYNPLNAWGKGRNLPELPSESFKVWYKNNRNRA, from the coding sequence ATGAGTCATCCGGAGAATGCAACGGTATTCCTAAAAGATAAAGCCCGTGCCAAATGGCATGACGATACACTCTGGATTGTACGCCAAAAGCGTGACCTAACCATCCATCAAATCCCTGAATGGGAAAAACTGCGTGAACTGGCATCCCAAATCAAAGATCACACACTTTCCAAACTTGACTTCTATCTCGAAGAACTGGAAAAAAATGCAACCGCAAATGGCATAAAAGTCCACTGGGCTGAAGATGCACAGGAGCACAATGAGATCATTGGAAAAATTCTGGATGAAAAAAAATGCAAAGCCATCGTCAAAAGTAAATCTATCCTGACCGAAGAATGTAATTTGAATCCTTACTTAGAAGAGAAAGGCATTGAGGTTGTAGATACCGATTTGGGAGAACGGATTATCCAGTTTCTCAAGCAGCCGCCAAGTCATATCGTGATGCCGGCCATTCACTTGAAAAAGTCCGATATCTCCGAGATTTTTCACGAAAAACTACAAACCGAAAGAGGAAATGTTGACCCCGTTTACCTTACGCATGCAGCACGTATGCACCTCCGGGAAAAGTTTCTCCAAGCCAAGGTAGCCATCACCGGGGTCAATTTTGCGGTGGCAGAGACGGGAGAATTCGTCGTATGTACCAATGAAGGCAATGCCGACATGGGGGTGCATCTGGCAGACACGCATATTGCCTGCATGGGAATAGAGAAACTTATCCCAAGGCGAAAAGACTTGGGGGTGTTCCTTCGGCTCCTGGCCAGATCTGCTACCGGGCAGTCCATTACGAATTACAATTCACATTTCAGAAGCCCGTCTCCAGGAAAAGAACTTCATCTGATCTTGGTCAACAACGGCAGAACAAAGCAACTTGCCCGGGAGAAGTTCAGAAACTCACTGAAGTGCATCCGTTGTGGAGCATGTATGAACACCTGCCCTATCTATCGCCGAAGCGGTGGATTCAGTTATGGAAGTACTGTTCCCGGACCTATTGGATCTATACTTTCTCCCGGAATAGATCTGAAAAAACACAGCACACTGCCTTTTGCCTCCACGCTATGCGGCAGCTGCTCGGATGTCTGTCCGGTAAAAATCAACATTCACGAGCAGCTTTACGAATGGAGACAAGAAATCACAAAAGCACAGGGTTTATCCCTGAAGGGCTTGTCTATGAAATTGGCGAACGGAATTTTCAAAAGTCCTCTCGCTTACAGGATTTCAGGTAAAATGATGAGAGCGTCCTTAAAGACATTGCCTGACAGTGTTATTTACAACCCATTAAATGCCTGGGGAAAAGGCAGAAACCTACCGGAATTACCCTCCGAGTCATTTAAAGTTTGGTATAAAAACAATAGAAATCGAGCATGA
- a CDS encoding (Fe-S)-binding protein: MKKNAPHIGLFIPCYIDQFYPNVAIATLELLEKLGCKVTYPIGQTCCGQPMANSGFEADTVGTTSKFIRDFAVFDYIVAPSGSCVLHVKEHSPKIATLQKNQEYVQSHIYELSEFITDVLKVDSIKGSYPHKIGFHASCHGLRGLRLASDSERNEPVFNKTLQLMKDLKGMEIVELTRKDECCGFGGTFAVSEEAISVQMGKDRLADHIDKGVEIIVGGDMSCIMHMQGIAARDKANVRLMHFAEILNQVIS; the protein is encoded by the coding sequence ATGAAAAAAAATGCCCCGCATATCGGTCTATTTATCCCGTGCTACATCGATCAATTCTACCCCAATGTGGCCATCGCCACGTTGGAACTTCTGGAGAAACTTGGCTGTAAAGTAACCTATCCTATAGGTCAAACCTGTTGTGGACAGCCCATGGCAAACTCAGGGTTCGAAGCTGATACGGTTGGGACTACCTCTAAATTTATCCGTGATTTTGCTGTGTTCGACTACATCGTGGCCCCCTCCGGCAGCTGCGTCCTGCACGTCAAAGAGCATTCGCCAAAAATAGCCACGCTCCAAAAAAACCAAGAATACGTACAATCACATATCTACGAACTCAGTGAATTCATCACCGATGTACTTAAAGTTGATTCGATTAAGGGAAGCTATCCTCACAAAATCGGCTTTCATGCTTCCTGTCACGGGCTTCGGGGGCTGAGACTTGCCAGTGATTCGGAAAGAAACGAGCCGGTTTTCAACAAAACACTACAATTAATGAAAGACCTGAAGGGAATGGAAATAGTGGAATTGACCAGAAAAGATGAGTGCTGTGGATTCGGCGGAACGTTCGCCGTGAGCGAAGAAGCCATCTCTGTGCAAATGGGAAAAGACAGGCTTGCAGATCATATAGACAAAGGTGTAGAAATCATCGTAGGCGGAGACATGTCCTGCATTATGCACATGCAGGGAATCGCTGCCCGGGACAAAGCAAATGTCCGGCTAATGCATTTTGCGGAAATACTAAACCAAGTCATCTCATGA
- a CDS encoding FGGY-family carbohydrate kinase yields MSKIPVTAVFDIGKTNKKFFLFDENLTEVYSSYIRLDPIPDEDNFPSEPLAPLEEWMLKTFREALKSPDYRIKRLNFSCHGASFVHTDEHGVPATPLYDYLKPFPEKLLSRFYEENGGKMTFCRATSSPPLAMLNSGLQLYFIKYSKPDFFNKITHSLHFPQYLSYLFTGEMVSDYTSIGCHTGLWDYEAADYHNWVDREDIRKLLPPVVPGNTLLKTKSELGNIPCGIGVHDSSAALLPYIKQEIAPFALLSTGTWAICINPFNKTKLTKKELKRDCLQFLSIKGDPIKISRLFIGEEHKYQVEKLYEHFQMPLGTYKKLKFSATLFEKVKGHKGKRVHFHYLKPEDYGLTQAKENDWSIFQEFNEAYYTFIHELTDLQIVAINLVLDNAPVGRLFIDGGFNANDIFVEMLRKKLPELTIIPSDFPNGSALGAAMLVSME; encoded by the coding sequence ATGAGTAAAATTCCAGTAACGGCTGTTTTTGATATCGGCAAAACAAACAAGAAATTCTTTCTTTTTGATGAAAATCTAACAGAAGTATACAGTTCTTACATTCGTCTAGACCCAATTCCAGACGAAGACAATTTTCCAAGTGAACCTTTGGCACCACTGGAAGAATGGATGTTGAAGACTTTCAGGGAAGCATTGAAATCACCTGACTATCGGATCAAACGCTTGAACTTCTCGTGTCATGGAGCTTCTTTTGTGCATACTGATGAGCATGGCGTTCCCGCCACTCCTCTTTATGATTACCTGAAGCCTTTTCCGGAAAAGCTTTTAAGCCGGTTTTACGAGGAAAACGGTGGCAAAATGACCTTCTGCCGAGCTACCTCATCCCCCCCACTTGCGATGCTAAATTCAGGTTTGCAGCTATACTTCATCAAATACTCCAAGCCGGATTTCTTCAACAAAATCACTCATTCACTCCATTTCCCCCAATACCTAAGCTACTTGTTTACAGGAGAAATGGTCTCTGACTATACCAGTATAGGATGCCACACAGGACTTTGGGATTATGAGGCTGCAGATTACCATAACTGGGTGGATAGAGAAGACATTCGAAAATTACTTCCTCCTGTTGTACCCGGAAATACACTTTTGAAGACTAAATCTGAACTCGGAAATATCCCCTGTGGAATAGGAGTTCACGATTCTTCTGCGGCACTTCTCCCTTATATCAAGCAGGAAATAGCCCCTTTTGCCTTACTTTCTACAGGAACATGGGCAATTTGCATCAATCCTTTCAATAAGACTAAGCTCACAAAGAAAGAGCTTAAGAGAGATTGCTTACAGTTTCTCAGCATCAAAGGTGATCCAATCAAAATCTCTCGGCTATTCATAGGTGAAGAGCACAAATATCAGGTGGAAAAATTGTATGAACACTTCCAAATGCCCCTTGGCACCTATAAGAAATTAAAATTCAGTGCTACTTTATTTGAAAAGGTAAAAGGTCATAAAGGGAAGCGTGTCCATTTTCATTACCTCAAACCGGAAGATTATGGGTTGACCCAGGCCAAGGAAAATGACTGGAGTATTTTTCAAGAGTTTAACGAGGCATATTACACCTTTATACATGAACTTACTGATCTACAGATTGTTGCCATCAATCTTGTCTTGGACAATGCACCGGTAGGCAGACTCTTTATAGACGGTGGCTTTAATGCAAACGACATCTTCGTAGAGATGCTCCGCAAAAAACTCCCCGAATTAACGATTATTCCAAGTGATTTCCCGAATGGTTCAGCTTTAGGCGCGGCCATGTTGGTATCCATGGAATAG
- a CDS encoding GntR family transcriptional regulator — protein sequence MLVDKSEKIHTDSRTPKYMQVVNLILDDLDCGKLKIGDRIPSINETSFDFLLSRDTVEKAYNELRDRGIITSVRGKGFYVTSTNMANKLKVLLIFNKLSSYKKIIYYSIVETLGNRATVDLQIHHYNRTIFENLLERNLGNYNYYVLAPHFFDENNHPETCYDLIQQIPKDKLLIMDRDVKNHENEFPGVYQDFARDILEALESGITHLRKYSRLILVFPKGDMYPVEIIDGFKRFCFFHNFNNLILDGIDDEPLYEGDSFIVMAETDLANIVKKSREQGLNLGKEIGVISYNETPLKEILAEGITTISTDFGEMGTTIANQILGEEDKIPLKNPFKMIIRKSL from the coding sequence ATGTTAGTTGACAAATCGGAAAAGATTCATACGGATTCAAGAACCCCTAAATATATGCAGGTAGTTAACCTTATTCTGGATGACCTAGATTGTGGTAAGCTCAAAATCGGAGATAGAATTCCTTCGATCAATGAAACGAGTTTCGACTTTCTGCTATCCAGGGACACCGTAGAAAAAGCCTACAATGAACTTCGCGATCGGGGCATCATTACTTCTGTGAGAGGTAAAGGTTTCTATGTAACTTCTACGAATATGGCTAACAAACTAAAAGTTTTATTGATATTCAATAAGTTAAGCTCTTACAAAAAGATTATCTACTATTCTATTGTAGAGACATTGGGAAATCGAGCAACAGTGGATCTTCAAATCCATCATTACAACCGCACGATTTTCGAAAATCTATTGGAGCGAAATCTGGGGAACTATAATTACTATGTCCTGGCACCACATTTCTTTGATGAAAATAATCATCCGGAGACGTGCTATGACTTGATCCAGCAAATCCCTAAAGATAAACTCCTGATAATGGATCGTGACGTGAAAAATCACGAAAACGAATTCCCGGGAGTTTATCAGGATTTTGCAAGAGATATTCTTGAGGCATTGGAATCGGGTATTACTCACTTGCGCAAATATTCAAGGCTGATTTTGGTATTCCCAAAAGGAGACATGTATCCTGTTGAGATCATTGATGGCTTCAAGCGCTTTTGTTTTTTCCATAATTTTAACAACCTAATCCTAGATGGAATTGATGATGAGCCACTCTATGAAGGAGATTCATTTATAGTGATGGCAGAAACAGACCTTGCCAACATCGTGAAAAAATCCAGAGAGCAGGGACTCAATCTAGGGAAAGAAATAGGGGTCATTTCTTACAATGAAACTCCACTGAAGGAGATCTTGGCAGAAGGGATCACTACGATCTCCACTGACTTCGGCGAAATGGGCACTACCATTGCTAACCAAATTTTGGGAGAAGAGGACAAAATACCTCTTAAAAACCCCTTCAAAATGATCATCCGAAAATCGCTTTGA